The following are from one region of the Syngnathus typhle isolate RoL2023-S1 ecotype Sweden linkage group LG22, RoL_Styp_1.0, whole genome shotgun sequence genome:
- the tdrd15 gene encoding tudor domain-containing protein 15 gives MTVDLKLSHLDWNPEATLIHFQGQYQTLDELDYKSLQREIQNTPKSKANVDIGEFCLVEDPRTAQWYRGRCQGRKGGVSDIFLIDHGNVLSVDAAHISSCSKDLFNRPAKIVCGFLANVLLHGGWCHSSGVVDFLSSLIGKNVTGYIQAVLPHQVLLLDLPHINDELVRQGFGKHVDKDTFLLLVELLTEVPLKQNINPIPDLLLSGPSDRVFGYKSCALKVYEQLLPFYGPKMSCGTRARVRLTSAVNPGLFYCQMVSKESDLWLMSKKLAAVNDGQSQQQKTQANVGLLCSAKSKNGKWYRGLVQFLPMNSQAQVLFVDFGFSESVKVEDVRSLPPDLYSTAIMAFPCSLASLKVQDEELASRQLSFLKAGLLGAVLDVLVDTFDEERRLYSITLFEALENHTAEAVTRPHPKEEEPRPSPQDANLSYESIVGRELAKTLKREELQERSVFEAFLEFAQNPNDFWIRTTKRDGEFQEMMSKIAHHFAGMKLEDDVLPNPELGALCCALYEADMQFYRGVVTGKLQHGAEVLFIDFGNVEKVPGTVIKKIPEALASIPAFALCCTLVNVMPLDDVWTRFNLDFFRATLSGKLLLVHVVQITPCKCVVDLFQAEGDGRRSVGELMEASQQADYWKILPEKHQKDETTKKAIQDSRVNGEEAREDKCDHKTSTSPSLEKRDPPEEEEEFIYSHFDLMPEHQEDVHVTHISDELAIYCQLHRNTQAIQELEENISAQIQKIKAASAQDAPTKRCLAKYLDGNWYRALVLSSPSPRHLNVFFVDYGNCGISEKANVVSLPRDCRCLLSTPVQALKFNLACVSGKEVNTEVKEWLEEALLDKRLRAVILAKCPDSSFDVRLSDGDLDIDRKVGELVGLKQTDKQPVVDVSVEKHHKNLKTHQDTKKSKRPTLKPQAQQLVKVQNPQVGHLPNRKEKEGSRSLCFVSHVDSLRHFFLQLSQDEAAILKMAEDINSMSESSLKAAVLLRRGDLVLARYHEDGALYRAVVGADHDRSGSKVDFLDYGNSAVVEEKKIYALPGKFLLLPPFAIPCCLADSGLYGDDDAAFTDAVMGKPLMVHFVQKRGTCWQVEMDIRKDEETSKAPEPPAMDEKAKLRDQAVPKVTADQQGTFETCVKDTNLSSSESFKTKNRKRPVITTLKQKRTSGARIKVDLVFLARLLRKNQKGFLPSPPKSHNQELPPESSLHHKLVFAPVSLNKEYSGFIGSATTPSEFYVVLKDSMAVVNKVTILSERLSGSDLALLPKCSLTPGAGCLFRSDVDKWCRAEVVRADGSSGGVVNLVDRGLSNRFAGRDLRIIPEDLLKLPKVVYPCVLRGARPGGEDGHWSERANIYLQKIVNRNLKVLFRELQSDTRWAVDIVVDGVDLAQTLVAEGFGSGVNSDDGDPTPARIRSSQSGPSGRLL, from the exons ATGACAGTAGACCTTAAATTATCCCATTTGGATTGGAACCCCGAAGCGACCCTAATCCACTTCCAGGGCCAGTACCAGACCCTAGACGAGTTGGACTACAAAAGCCTTCAGCGGGAAATCCAAAACACGCCCAAGAGCAAAGCTAACGTGGACATCGGTGAGTTTTGCCTGGTGGAAGACCCCAGGACGGCCCAGTGGTACAGAGGAAGGTGTCAGGGGCGCAAAGGCGGCGTGTCGGACATCTTCCTCATCGACCACGGCAACGTCTTGAGCGTGGACGCGGCCCACATATCTTCGTGCTCCAAGGATTTGTTCAACCGACCTGCGAAAATCGTCTGTGGCTTCCTCGCTAACGTGCTGCTACATGGCGGGTGGTGCCATTCGTCCGGCGTGGTGGACTTCCTCTCCAGCCTGATCGGGAAGAACGTCACGGGCTACATCCAAGCCGTCCTGCCTCATCAGGTTCTCCTGCTGGACCTTCCCCACATCAACGACGAGCTGGTCAGGCAAGGCTTCGGCAAGCACGTGGACAAGGACACCTTTCTTCTCTTGGTGGAGTTGCTCACCGAGGTGCCGCTCAAGCAAAACATCAATCCCATTCCGGACCTGCTGCTCAGCGGGCCGAGCGACCGCGTCTTTGGCTACAAGTCGTGCGCGTTGAAGGTCTACGAGCAGCTCCTGCCTTTTTACGGGCCCAAAATGAGCTGCGGCACCCGTGCTCGAGTCCGACTGACGTCCGCTGTCAACCCGGGTCTCTTTTATTGTCAGATGGTGAGTAAGGAGTCCGATCTTTGGCTCATGTCCAAGAAGCTGGCCGCAGTCAACGACGGCCAAAGCCAGCAGCAGAAGACTCAAGCCAACGTCGGTCTCCTCTGCTCGGCCAAAAGCAAAAACGGCAAATGGTACCGAGGCTTGGTTCAGTTCCTCCCCATGAACTCGCAGGCGCAAGTCCTGTTTGTGGATTTCGGATTCTCCGAGTCGGTCAAAGTGGAGGACGTCCGCAGCTTGCCGCCCGATTTGTACTCGACGGCCATTATGGCGTTCCCGTGCTCGCTGGCTTCTCTGAAGGTTCAGGACGAGGAGCTCGCCAGTCGCCAGTTGAGTTTCCTCAAGGCCGGCTTGCTCGGGGCCGTCTTGGATGTGCTCGTCGATACTTTCGACGAGGAGCGGCGCCTCTACTCCATCACGCTCTTTGAGGCTCTGGAGAATCACACAGCAGAAGCTGTTACCAGACCTCATCCAAAAGAAGAGGAGCCTCGCCCGTCCCCCCAGGACGCAAACCTGTCCTACGAGAGCATCGTGGGCCGAGAGCTGGCTAAGACTCTGAAAAGGGAGGAGCTACAGGAGCGGTCGGTGTTCGAGGCCTTCCTGGAGTTCGCCCAGAATCCAAACGACTTTTGGATCCGGACCACAAAGCGAGACGGCGAGTTCCAGGAGATGATGAGCAAAATAGCCCATCACTTTGCTGGCATGAAGCTGGAAGACGACGTTCTGCCCAACCCGGAGCTCGGAGCGCTCTGCTGCGCGCTCTACGAGGCCGACATGCAATTCTACAGGGGCGTGGTCACCGGCAAGCTCCAGCACGGCGCCGAAGTTCTCTTCATTGACTTTGGCAACGTGGAGAAAGTTCCCGGTACTGTAATCAAGAAGATCCcggaggcgctggcctccattCCCGCCTTTGCTCTGTGTTGCACTCTGGTCAACGTGATGCCCCTGGATGACGTTTGGACCCGTTTCAACTTGGACTTCTTCAGAGCGACGCTATCGGGCAAGCTGCTGCTCGTCCACGTGGTCCAGATCACACCGTGCAAGTGCGTCGTCGATCTGTTCCAGGCGGAAGGCGATGGCCGTCGGAGCGTCGGTGAGCTCATGGAGGCTTCCCAACAAGCAGACTACTGGAAAATCCTTCCGGAGAAACATCAGAAAGATGAGACAACAAAGAAAGCCATTCAGGATTCACGTGTCAATGGAGAGGAAGCCAGAGAAGACAAATGTGACCACAAGACCTCCACATCTCCAAGCTTGGAGAAGCGAGATCCtcctgaagaggaggaggagttcATCTACTCCCATTTCGACTTAATGCCGGAGCACCAGGAAGACGTTCACGTCACTCACATCAGCGACGAGCTCGCCATCTACTGCCAACTCCACCGCAACACTCAAGCCATCCAGGAGCTTGAAGAGAACATCTCAGCGCAAATCCAGAAAATAAAGGCAGCCAGTGCACAAGATGCTCCGACAAAACGGTGCTTAGCAAAATACTTGGATGGAAATTGGTACCGGGCCCTGGTTCTGAGCTCTCCGTCTCCGCGCCATCTCAACGTCTTCTTTGTGGATTACGGCAATTGCGGCATCTCCGAGAAAGCCAACGTGGTGTCCCTTCCCAGAGACTGCCGCTGTTTGTTGTCCACGCCCGTCCAAGCCTTGAAGTTCAACCTGGCTTGCGTATCCGGGAAGGAGGTCAACACGGAGGTCAAGGAATGGCTGGAGGAAGCGCTACTCGACAAGCGGCTGAGAGCCGTCATCCTGGCCAAGTGTCCGGATTCTTCTTTTGACGTGCGGCTCTCGGACGGAGACCTGGACATCGACCGGAAGGTCGGAGAGCTCGTCGGCTTGAAGCAAACCGACAAGCAGCCCGTGGTTGACGTCAGCGTTGAGAAACACCACAAGAATCTGAAAACCCACCAAGATACAAAAAAGTCCAAAAGGCCAACTTTGAAACCTCAAGCGCAACAGCTAGTCAAAGTTCAAAATCCTCAAGTTGGCCATTTGCCAAACAGGAAGGAGAAAGAAGGTTCCCGCTCGCTCTGTTTCGTCTCGCACGTCGACTCGCTCCGTCACTTCTTCCTGCAGCTCTCCCAAGACGAAGCGGCCATCTTGAAAATGGCAGAAGACATCAACTCCATGAGCGAGTCTTCCTTGAAGGCCGCCGTCTTGCTGCGGCGCGGCGACCTCGTCCTGGCGCGCTACCACGAGGACGGCGCACTCTACCGCGCCGTCGTGGGGGCAGACCATGACCGCTCCGGTTCCAAGGTAGACTTCCTGGACTACGGAAACAGCGCGGTGGTTGAGGAGAAGAAGATCTACGCCTTGCCCGGGAAATTTCTTTTGCTGCCGCCATTCGCCATCCCGTGTTGCCTGGCGGACTCCGGCCTTTACGGCGACGACGACGCCGCCTTCACCGACGCCGTCATGGGGAAACCTCTCATGGTTCACTTTGTCCAAAAACGGGGAACTTGCTGGCAAGTGGAGATGGACATACGCAAGGATGAAGAAACGTCGAAAGCCCCGGAGCCTCCTGCAATGGACGAAAAGGCGAAGCTCCGAGATCAAGCCGTCCCGAAAGTCACCGCGGATCAACAAGGAACATTTGAGACGTGCGTGAAGGATACAAACCTGAGCTCGTCTGAAAGCttcaaaaccaaaaatagaaagAGGCCCGTCATAACGACGCTCAAACAGAAGAGGACGTCCGGTGCCAGAATTAAAGTGGACCTTGTCTTCCTGGCTCGGTTGCTGCGGAAAAACCAGAAAGGGTTTCTTCCGTCGCCGCCTAAAAGCCACAATCAAGAACTTCCGCCAGAGTCCAGTCTACATCACAAGCTGGTCTTCGCCCCAGTCTCGCTCAACAAAGAGTACTCGGGGTTCATCGGCTCAGCGACGACCCCGTCCGAGTTCTACGTGGTTCTGAAGGACTCGATGGCCGTGGTGAACAAAGTGACCATCCTGTCGGAGCGCCTCTCCGGGTCAGACTTAGCCCTTCTTCCCAAATGTAGCCTCACACCCGGCGCCGGCTGCTTGTTCAGATCAGACGTGGACAAGTGGTGCCGCGCTGAAGTTGTCCGCGCCGACGGCTCGTCCGGCGGGGTCGTGAACCTGGTGGACCGCGGCCTCTCTAACCGTTTTGCTGGACGAGACTTGAGGATCATCCCGGAAGATCTTCTCAAGCTTCCCAAAGTGGTCTATCCTTGCGTCCTGAGGGGGGCGAGGCCCGGCGGAGAAGACGGCCACTGGAGTGAGCGGGCCAACATCTACCTGCAGAAGATCGTGAACCGCAACCTGAAGGTGCTCTTTCGAGAACTTCAGTCCGATACACGCTGGGCTGTGGACATTGTGGTGGACGGCGTCGACCTCGCCCAAACGTTGGTGGCAGAAG GTTTCGGTAGCGGGGTCAACAGCGACGACGGAGATCCGACACCTGCAAGAATCCGAAGCAGCCAATCAGGACCCAGCGGAAGGTTGTTGTGA